Genomic DNA from Haloplanus aerogenes:
GACGGCGGTCCGCGACACGGGCCGCACCGTCAGCGTCGCGCGTTTCTCCGTCACTACCTCGAACGACTGGTAGTCGGTGTCGCCGTCGGCGCGTGCCCGGAGCGTGTAGGTGCCGGGGGTCGCGTCGGCGGGGACCGACAGCCGGGCCGTCCAGACGCCGTCGTACGCCCACGTCTCGACGACTGCGAAGCCGAAGCGGTCGGCGTCGGGCCCCTCGACCACGTCCACGTCGATGGCGGTGCGGTCCGGCCGGCGGTTGGTCGTCCCGCGAACGAGTAGCGTCGACCCCGCCTCGATAGTGCGGACGCCGGTGAGCGCCGAGCGGTTGTCGGGCACCACGTCGACGATACGGACGCTCCGGAGCAGATCGGACGCGTCGTCGGTAGCGAGGAGGGCACCCGAGGCCGCCACGCTGGACGCGGCTGCCGGACCGACCACCAGCGACAGCACGAGGCCGAGGACGGCGACGCGGTGCATCCCTCAGTACGTGGGTCGATCCTCGTGCACGCCCTCACGCTCGTTGACGAGGCGGGCGAAGGTAAAGAGGGCGTCCGAGAGGCGGTTGAGGTAGGCGATGGCCTCGGCGTTGACGGGATCGGTGCCGGCGAGGTCGACGGCCCGGCGCTCGGCTCGACGGACGACCGTCCGAGCGTGGTGGAGAGCGGCACCGGCCTCACACCCCGTCGGGAGGACGAACGACTCCAGGGGCGCCAGTTCTTCGTCCGCCGCGTCGATCCACTCCTCCAACTGTTCGGTGTGTTCCTCGCGGACGACGGGGTCGTCCTCGTCGGGATTGGGGTTGGCGAAGTCCGCCTGCACGACGTGGAGGTGGTTCTGGACGCGTTCGAGATACTCGTCCACGTCGGCGTGGCCCGTCGGGCGGATGGTCCCGATGAGCGCGTTGGCCTCGTCGACGGTGCCGTAGGCCTCGATCCGGGGACTGGTCTTCGAGACGCGGGACATGTCCCGCAGGTCGGTCATGCCCTCGTCGCCCCGGCCGGTGTAGATCTTCATGCGAGCGTCCGGTCGACGTACTGCAGGATGTTGGTGCTCTCGGGCATCGTGACGCCGTGGTCGTCGTCGACGAGAACGGGTACGGCGCGCTGGCCGCTGACGCGTTTCACCTCGTTGCGCTGCGAGTGGAGCGCCTCGACCCAGATGGTCTCGTAGTCGATGTCGTGGTCCTGGAGCGCGTCGTGAACCTTCTCACAGTGTGGACAGCCGTCGAGCGCGTAGAGTGTGATCGACATACTCCACGTTGGGTTGCGGACGGCAAGTAGCTTGGCCCGCCCGTCGGAAGGGTCGCGACCCAATCGGTAGCGCCGAAAACGAGCGTTCGTCCCGTTCAGTCCAGATTCGAAATCGCTTCGTCGATATCGAACTCCAGCGTGGTTTCGGACCCCTCCTCGCTTCGGTCGACTTTCTCCTGGTCCTCGTCGATCTCGACTTCCGGCCCTTCCTCCTCGGTGAACTCCGTGTTGACTCCCCACGGCATGCTATCGGTCCTCGGCCAGCACGTCCCGCGTTCTCGATTTCGCGATCCGATGGTCCATTCGACCTTCGTACCGGACGTGCCGATATAGGTGTTGGGTTCTTGCAGGCGTGTCTGGAACGGGACGCGAATCTATAACACGGAGGCGAAAGCAGGGTGATATAAGAATCCATCGGCCCGGCGAGGATTCTGAGTCAAAATAGCGTTCGAAGGGGTGCTTTAGAATCAAATTTGAGAATGTAACCGGAAAATTTTTGAGAAAGAGAGATAGCTACCGGGGCATGAATTTACTGTCGAGTATCGTCGGGACGGTGTCCCAGGAGGCGAGTACCGTCGAAACGGCTGCCGATCGAGACGACGGCGAGACGCCGGATGTATCGATCGAGTCAGAGACGGACACGGGCCTCGGGTTCGGCGCGAACTTCCACACGATTCTGAACCACCTCAACACTCCCATCTTCATTCTCGACGCGGACGGCGATCTCGTCGTATGGAATCGGGCGCTCGAAGAGCTGACCCAGGAGTCCGAAGCGGGAGCGAAAGAACTCACCCGGGAACACGGCGTTACCGGTCCAGCCTTCTACCCCGACGGGCGACGGTCGAAAACGCTCGCCGACAAGGTCGTCGACGCGCCCGAACGGACCCACGAAGAGTACGACGTGCCGCGGATCACGGACGTCGACTACACACTCTACGGCGACGAGAGCGTGATGACCGACGCCAACGGCAACGAGCGCCACATCGAGTTCACCGCCGCGCCCCTCTACGACGAAGACGACGAGTTCGTCGGGGTGGTCGAGATGATCCAGGACCGGACGGAGGACGCGCTCAAACAGCAGGAACTCGAGAGGCTCGTCGACGAACTGCAGTCGACGATGTACGCGATCGAGAACGGGAATCTCGGCGCCCGTGCCACGCTCGGGGACGTAGAACACATCGACACGGAACTCCTCGAGGTCACGGAGAGCCTCAACGATATGGCGATCAAGTTGGAGGGGATGATCGACGAGGTCATCGACATCGCGGATACGGTGTCGGAAACGAGTGAGGATCTGAGTAGCACCAGCGAGGAGGTGACCAGTTCGATCAAAGAGATCGAGACGTCCAGTGGGGAGATCGTCGACGGGGCAGACAACCTCGCCGAACAGGTCGAGGAAGCGGATACGAGTATCTCGAACCTCTCGGCGTCGATCGAGGAGATCACGGCGACGGCAAACGAGGTCAACGGGCAGTCGGAACAAGCGGCGGAACTGGCGACCGACGGCGTCGACGAGGCAACCGACGCGATCGAGCAGATCCAGAACGCCGTCGAAGCCGCCAACGAGATCGAGGACGACATCGACACCCTGGAACAGCAGATGGACGAGATCGGTGAGATCACGGATCTGATCTCGGACATCACCGACGAGACGAACCTGCTCGCACTGAACGCGAACATCGAGGCGGCTCGGTCCGCAAACGGGAGCGACGGGTTCGGCGTCGTCGCGAACGAGATCAAGTCGCTCGCGGAGGAATCGCAGGAGGCCACGGAGGAAATCGAGAACATCATCGAAGAGACACAGGAGCAGACGGCGGACGTGACGGACCAGATCGACGCCGCGACGGCGGAGATCACGGGAGGGGCGAACGCCGTCGAAGAGCTGGTCACGGTCTTCGAGGAGATCGACGACGCGGTCTCTGACGCCAGTAATGGGGTTGCAGAGATCGCCGAAGCTGTCGAATCGCAGGCGGACGAAGCCGACCAGGTGAGTCACGTCGTGAAAGAGACGTCGACGATGTCCCAGCAGATTGCGGGGTCGATCCAGCAGATTTCGACGGGGGTCGAACAGCAGTCGACGGCGATGTCCGAGACCGCGGAGATGGCCCAGGAGTTGAGCCACTCCAGTCGCCAGCTCCACGAGCAGGTCGCCCGGTTCGACACCGAGCAGGGGCAGACCGAACGGAACGCCGCATCGACCAGTTAGCGGGTCCGCCCCCGATCCGACGACGAGATACTGGCCCGTCGGTCGACAGGGTACGTGGAGGACGAGGCCCGCGAACAGTGGTATGCGGTGTGTCGTTCAGTCGACGTGGTGATCGGTCAGTGGGGAAGATACTATGGGCATAAACATCTACTTGTATGAGAACAGCCATGGGACGCTCTTACGGTAGCACATCTCTCTCAAGACCACTAGCTGAGGAACCAATTTCGGTCCTTCACGTCGATGATGAACCCGATTTCGCCGAGACGGCCGCTGATTTCTTTGAACAGAGGCAAGCCAGAATCGACATCACTGCGGTAGGCAGTGCTACTGAGGGGCTTGAGTACCTCTCGGAGGCGGACGTCGATTGTATCGTCAGCGATTACCGGATGGCTGGGATGGACGGCCTCGAATTTCTGGAGGCTGTGCGCGAGGAGTATCCCGATCTGCCGTATATTCTACTCACCGGCAAGGGGAACGAGGACGTCGCCAGCGCCGCCATCTCGAAAGGCGTTACCGAGTACCTCCAAAAGAAGCCCGGCGCGGACCAGTTTTCCGTCTTAGCCAATCGCATCGAAAACGTGGTCGATCAGACGCGGGCAGAACGTCGCCTCGAAGAGAGCCAACGACGCTTCCAGACGCTACTGGACAACGTTCCGGGCATCGTCTATCGCGGTCACAACGACCGGGGCTGGCCGATGCGCTTTCTCAGCGACGACTGCGTCGAACTGACCGGATACGAGCCGTCGGCACTGGTCGACGGCGACGTTAGTTACGGTCGGGACATCATACACGAAGACGACCGCGACCGAGTCTGGGAAGTCGTCCAAGACGCTCTTTCGTCCCACGACCCCTTCCGCATCGAATATCGTATCCGGACTGCCGACGGCACGGAGAAGTGGGTCAGGGAGCAGGGACAGGGCGTCTTCGAAGACGGCGACGTCGTGGCTCTCGAAGGCTTCATCACGGACGTAACGGCTCGAAAGCAGTCGCAGAGACAACGCGAGTTCCAGTCTTCGTTGTTGGAAGCAAAGATGGAGGCCACTATCGATGGGCTACTCGTCATCGACGAGGATCGAACCGTCGCCTCCTACAACGACCAGTTCGTCGAGATGTGGGAGGTTCCGGATGAAGTAATCGAGACGAAATCGGACGAAGCGCTGCTGGACTGGGCCGTCGATAACAAGCTTGCAGAACCCGAGGATTTCCTGACGCTGGTCGAAGACCTCTACGACCACCCCGACAGAACGAGTCGTGACGAAGTCCGACTCACGGACGGTCGCGTCTTCGACCGGTATTCGGCCCCGGTCGTCGGCGACGACGGGACCAACTACGGTCGCCTCTGGGTGTTTCGGGACATCACCGAGCGCACGGAATACGAGCGGGAACTCGAACGGCAAGAATTCCTGTTCAGCCGAGTGCAGGAGATCGCGTCCATCGGCATCTGGGAGTACGATCCACAGTCGGGTGAGCTGATCTGGTCCGACGGCATTCGTCGCATTCACGGCGTCGACGACGACTACGAACCGACGTTAGCGGAGGGGATCGACTTCTATCACCCCGACGACCGTGACGAAATCGAAGCCACCGTCACCCGCGCAATCGAGGAGTGCGAGGGGTTCAATCGCGAACTGCGTATCGTCCGGCCGGACGGAGACGTCCGAAACGTTCGGACGTGGGGAGAAGTCAGCACGGACGAACACGGCGCGACGGAGGTCATTCGGGGGGTGTTTCAGGACATCACCGACCGCAAGGAGCGCGAAGAGCAACTCCAGACCTACGAGTACGTGTTCGAATCCGCCCTCAGCGCCCTCGCTATCGCGGGCCTCGATGGCGAATTGCGGTCGGTCAACGCCGCCTTCTGTGAGATGTGGGGATACGAGGACTGCGAGGATCTCCTGAGCCAGTCAGTCACCGACTTCTGGACGGAGCCCGAGGCGGCGGCGAACGTCGTCGACGCGATTCGAGAGACGGGCCGTTGGGAGGGTGGACTCCAAGGGGTTCGCGAGGACGGAACCACGTTCGACACCTACTGTTCCGCGAGTACGGTGACCGACGACGACGGCGACCCGATTGCGCTGATGTCGTCGTTCGTCGACGTCACCGAGCGCAACCGACACGAGCAGAAACTCGCCGAGGAGCGCGAGAAATACGCGACGCTGGTCGAACAGAGCCACGATGGGATCGCGATCATCCAAGACGGAGCGTTCGTCTTCGTCAACTCCCGACTGTCGGACATCGTCGGCTACGAAGAATCCGACCTCCTCGGGATGCCTATCATCGACCTGATCACGCCGAAGAGCCGAGAACTGGTCCAGAAGCGCCACGAGCAACGGCTGGACCCGGGCGCCGACGACCCACCCTCGCAGTACACCCTGACGTTCGAGACGGCTGATGGACGCGAAAGAGTCGGGGAGGTCAGTGCCGCCGTGATTCAGTACGAGGGTGCGCCGGCGGTGTTGACGTCGGTTCGGGACGTGACCGAACGACAGCAATACGAAGACGAGTTGGAGCGGGTCAACGAGGAACTGGAAGTGTTGAATCGGGTCGTTCGCCACGACATCCGCAACGACATGACGGTCATCCTCGGCTGGGCCGAAATGCTCGGAGAGCACGTCGACGACGACGGAAAGGAGCGTCTCGAAACGATTCTCACGGGCGGCAAACACGTCGTCGAACTCACGGAAATCGCTCGCGACTACGTCGAGACGCTAACGGGTGACGGCGCGGTCGACGTCAAACCCGTGCAATTGGATCCGATGCTCAGGAACGAGATCATGCTCCGTCGAGAGGCGTACCCCGACGCGGATATCGTCGTCGAAGAGCCGATTCCGGATGTCGGCGTGCAAGCGAACGAGATGCTGTCCTCCGTGTTCCGGAACCTGCTGAACAACGCTGTCCAACACAACGACAAGGACAGGCCGGTCGTCGAGGTAACTATCCGCGAGAGAGCGGACGAGGTCGAAGTGACGGTCGCGGACAACGGGCCGGGAGTGCCCGAATCCCAACGCGAGACGATATTCGGGAAGGGCGAGATGGGCCTCGATAGCGGTGGAACGGGCATCGGGCTCTACCTCGTCCACACGCTGGTCAAGCAGTACGGCGGCGACGTTCGGGTCGAAGACAACGACCCAGAGGGTGCGGCCTTTACCGTAACGCTCCCGAGAGCGGGGTGACGAATCGTCTTCGCCAGTGACCGCTCCGACAGGCTCCCCGAATCTATATTATAAATCGAGTGCACTTTTTCGGCATGTCTTTCGATACCACCCCACAAAAAATCGAATCCGGAACGTCCGGACTCGACGACGTGCTACACGGGGGACTCCTCTCGGGCCACACAGCGATCGTCACTGGTGGACCGAGGACGGGAAAGACTATCTTGGCCCTCCAATTTCTCGCGGCCGCCGATGGTGACGCGCTGTATATCGGCTTCGAAGAGCGCGAACGAGAACTGCGACGGAACGCAGAACACCTCGGGATCGATCTGTCTGATGTCTCGATATTGGATCTAAGCGCGAAGGGAGACCACTTCTTCTCCGAAGAGGCGTACACCCTCTTCTCCAGCGAGGAGGTCGAAGGTGAAAAGTTGCTCAAACAAATCGCCTCGGCAATCGAGAACTACGACGTTGATCGTCTCGTCGTCGACCCGCTCTCGGAACTCCGCTCGCTGCTCCCCGACGACTTCCAGTTCCGTCGCAACATCTCCTCGCTGTTCAACACGCTCAACGACCGGGACATCACGGGCGAGTTCAGATCGACGAACTACCAGACCAGCTATCTGGCAGACAACCTCATCTTCCTGCAGTATCTAGAAGTCGACGGCGACATCGAGAAGGCAATCGGCGTGCTGAAAAAGCGCTTCGGCGGGTTCGAACAGTCGTTACGCGAGCTGTGGATCGACACCGGTGGACTCCATGTCGGCGAGCGACTGAGCGGCTACCGTGGGATCCTCACCGGAACCCCGGAACCGACCACCGAGGATCGGTAGCCCGGCCGGAGCAGAGATCCCAATGAACGAGGTTATCGGACGTGGTGCGACGCGAATAGCCCTTCGGGTGAGTCGCGACCGTAATCGACGCCTGCTTGCCGACCTCCTCGCGGATCACGACGTCGTCGATATCACCGATACCGTCCCGGGAGGGACCGATCTCTGCATCGTCGATGATCGAGGGTTGACTCGGATAGCGACAGCGCTCACCGACTGGAAGCACGACCAACAGCCGACCTACGCGCCGGTACTTCTCCTGTCCGAGTCGAGCAGAACGAATCCATGGAAACGGTACGGCGGTCGGTTAGGTGAGCAAATCGACGCCATCCAGCCGATCCCGGCCCCGAAAATGGCGATTCGCACACGCGTCGAGTCGTTGCTGGAGACACGACGGTACTCCGAAGAGTTGGCGAGTGAACGTCAGTTGGTCGAGCAAATCTTCGACACGAGTCCGATAGCCAAGGTCGTCCTCGACGCCGACGGCAATATCGTGCGAGCGAACCAGCGCGCCGAGGACGTACTCGGACTGAGGAGATCGGAGCTCTCCGAGCGATCGTACGATTCCCCGGAGTGGCGGATCATCGACGAGAACGGCGACCCGATCCCGAGCGACGATCTCCCCTTCTCTCGGGTCATGAGGTCGGGCGAACCGGTCTACGGCTACGAACATGGGATCGAGCGTCTCGACGGGGACCGAGCGTGGCTCTCGATCAATATGGGACCGATCCTCGACGAGAACGGTGAGATCGACTATCTCGTGAGTTCCATCGAGGACGTCACCGAGCGCAAGCGACTCGAACGTGAACTACGGGAGTCCGATGAACTCCACCGGGCCACGCTGAGCAACATCATGGATACGGTGTTCATCACCGACGACGCGGGCCGGTTCACGTACATCTGCCCGAACGTCCACTTCATCTTCGGGTACACGGCCGACGAGGTTCGAGAGATGGGAACAGTAGAGGCATTGCTTGGGGAAGATCCCGCACCAGATGGGGTTGCCGACGGGGAGACGGCCGAAAATATCGATTGGCAAGTCACCGACTCCGAAGGGGAAGAACACATTTTGCTGGTCACGGTGACCTCGGTCTCGATTCAAGACGGGTCGAGACTCTACAGCGCCCGTGACGTCACGGACCTCGTCGAATCCGAGCGTCGGCTCGAACTCGAGCGAGAGCGCCTCGAAACCGTCGTCTCGAATGCCCCACTCATCCTCTCCGCCGTCGACAGCGACGGGACGATCACGCTCAGCAAAGGGAAACAGCTCGAACAGATCGGCCTCGAACCCGGAGAACTGGTAGGAAAGTCAGTGGAGGACGCGTTCGGCGACGTGCCGGAGATTCTCGACAACGTCGAGCGGGCACTCGACGGCGAGGAATTCTGGACGGAAACGCGCATCGGAGACCGGTATCTTCAGGCGTGGCATCAGCCCGTGTTCGAGGACGGCGACGTGGCTCACGTAATCGTCGTCGCGCAGGACATCACGGATCGCAAACGCCAAGAGGAACGGTTCCAGGCGTTCGTCGAGGGGTCCTCGGACATCATCACCGTCCTCGGCAGTGGGGGGGTCGTCGAGTACGTGAGTCCCTCCGTCGAGCGCATTCTCGGATACGACCCCGACGAACTGGTCGGTGAGAACGCGTTCGACATAATCCATCCGGAGGACCGCGACGACCTCGTCGCGGGCTTTGCAGAACTTTCCAGGGAGGACGGGGAGACGTTTACCAAGCGGTATCGAACGAGACACGCGGACGGGTCGTGGCGGTGGACGGAATCTCGAACGACCAAGCGACCGGACATGGCCCAGGGGAGATACGTCGTCAACACGCGCGACGTCACCGAGCAGGTAGATGTCGAACGAAAGCTCCGTAGGACCGAGCAGAGTCGCTCGCTCGCACTCAAAGTCTCCCAGGCCGGTGTCTGGGAGTGGAACCTGGAAACCGACGAGGTGATATGGAACGAGGCGATGGAGGCGCTGTTCGGAATCAACCCGGACACGTTCGAGGGGACCTACGAAGCATTTGCCGACCGCCTCCACCCCGAGGACCTCCCCGACGTCGAAGCGGCCATCGAACAGTCCATCGAACAGGACGAGCCGTTCCACACGTCGTTTCGAATCGTCCGGGACGACGGTGTCGAACGCTGGGTCGAGGCACGAGGAAAAGTCGTCTCCGATGGGGCCGGGGCCCCGGAACGAATGTTGGGCGTTAACGTCGATATCACCGAGCGAAAAGAGCGAGAACGCGAGCTCGAACAGTACGAGACAATCGTCGAGACGGCGGCCGACCCGATCTACGTACTCGACGACGATGGCCAAGTTACGCTGGTGAACGAAGCGTTCACAGCGGCGGTTGGTCTCGCGAAATCTGAGATCACGGGGGAGAAGGTCACGACGTTACTGGACCGGGACGACGTCGAGGCAAGCCTCGTACGCGTTGAGGAACTGAGTGAAGGCGCCGGGAGTCACGAGACGCTCGAAGTGTCCGTTTCGACACCGGAAGGGCAACGGCAGTACGAGGTCAATATCACACCCATCACCGGTGCTGAAGACGGCGTATCGGGGACGGTAGGCGTCGCACGCGAGGTCACCGACCTCAGGGAACACGAGCGTCAGCTTCGGCGGACACAACGGGCAATCGAAGCCTCCGGCCACGCCATCTACATCACGGATCCCGATGGAGTAATCGAGTACGTCAACCCGGCCTTCGAAGAGATCACGGGCTATGCGCGAGAGGAGGTGATTGGGAACACGCCGCAGCTCTTGAGTTCGGGAGAGCTTCCGGAGACCCACTATGCGGAGCTCTGGGCGACGATCAAATCGGGCGACATCTGGGACGAGGAGATCGTCAACGAGCGAAAGGACGGCGGGCAGTATCACGCCGCTCAGACGATCGCGCCGATCATGGACGAAAACAGCCGAATCGAGGGGTTCGTCGCCATCCAGACGGACATCACCGATCACAAGGATCGCCTCCAGCAGTTGCGGGTCATGGATCGCGTGCTCCGGCACAATCTGCACAACGACATGAACGTCATCCGGGGGTTCGCCGAGATAGTTCGACAGGAGGCCGAAGACCCAGTGTCGAACTATGGAAAACAGATCGTCGAACACAGTGACCACCTCCTGAACCTCACTGACAAACAGCGGAAGATCACCGAGGTTCTCTCGTCGGAGCCACATCGCGAGTCGGTCGATGCGGTGTCCACAGTCCAACGGACCGTCGAGATGATCTCGAAAAACTATCCGGACGCACGCATCGATCTCGACCTTCCGGAAGAGGCGACCGTGTCGGCAACTGATGGCCTCGGACAGGCCATCGAAGAGTTGGTGAGCAACGCGATCACGCACACCGATCGGGAAGTCCCCGACGTAGCGATTCAGGTCACGAACGACGTTGAGACCGTCCAGATTCGGATCGCGGATACCGGTCCCGGTATTCCGGAGATGGATCGCCGGGTCGTGCTGGGTAAACACGAGGTCGAGCAACTCTATCACGGGACTGGATTAGGACTCTGGCTCGTCTCGTGGATCATCCGACGCTCCAACGGAAGTCTGTGGTTCGAGGAAAACGAGCCACGCGGGTCGGTGGTCGTGATCACGCTTCGAAAACCGACCGACGCAACGAATGGATTGTCCTAGCCCGGTTGTGACTAACGCGCGGTGCGAACAGCCGATGAGCAAGCGCTCGCAGTGGTGACGAATCGGCGTTCAGATCGGCCGCGCTCGGCCTGTCAGGCGACGGACGGGCGTGATCGACTCCGAGAGATGCTCCGAACTCCCGCTAGACGGTGATCCATCTGCACTGCAGTCTCGACTGTCGCGGGATAATTCATATCGCGACATGCGATTTATGCGCCGTTTTCGGGAACCAGTATCTTCAATTGGACCGGCGGCCGAAAGACAGCTATGAGCCTCGAGATGGAACACGACTGCCCGGAGTGCTCGAACGACACCTTCTGGCGGACTGCGAGCACGACGCTCCACCTGGGCGAGAAGACGAAGTGGACGTGTACCGACTGCGACTACGGGCTGGTTCGTGTCGACGGCATCGACAGCTCCGACAACTACGGCGCCTTCTGAGACCGTCGGCCGAACTGATTCGGGAGTAGGGGTGCTATATCGACGAACAGCCGACAGCCGTCACTCGATCTGCTCGCGGTACTCGTCGGCCGAGAGCAGGTCGTCGAACTCGCTCTCCGAACTCGGTTCGATTTCGATCATCCAGCCCTCGCCGTAGGGGTCCTCGTTGACCAGTTCGGGTGCGTCGAACAGATCCTCGTTGACGGCGAGGACGGTCCCCGAGACGGGCGAAACGAGGTCGGAGACGGCCTTGATGCTTTCGACGACGCCGAACTCGCCCTCTTTCGTCACGTCGTCGCCCTCGGCCGGGAGTTCGACGAACACCACGTCGCCCAACTCGTCCTGTGCGAAGTCGGTGATGCCGATCCGAACGCTGTCGCCGTCGGTGGTCGTCCATTCGTGCGATTCCAGATACCGTCGATCCGTGGGTACGTCGAAGCTCATTTGTCGATGAAGGGGGGAGTTACTACGTTCGCCTGTTTCGGTTCGCCCCGGACCAGCACCCGAACGCGGGTGCCCGGAGGTGCCTGTTCGGTCGAGAGGTAGCCGAGACCGATGGGTTCGCCGAGCGTGGGACTCATCGTCCCGCTCGTGAGATGGCCGAGATGCTCGCCGTCGGCGTCGACCACCTCGTAGCCGTGGCGGGGCACGCCCCGTTGCTGGAGGACGACACCCCTGAACCGCTCGTCGACGCCCTCGCTCTCGACGCGTTCGAGGGCGTCACGCCCCACGAACTCCGTGTCGAGGTCGACCGTCCACCCGACGCCCGCCTCGTAGGGGGTACGGGGTTCGTCCTCGGGATCGAAGTCCTGCCCGGAGAGGAGAAAGCCCATCTCCAGCCGCAAGGTGTCGCGAGCGCCGAGGCCACAGGGCTGGCAGTCGAACGCCGACCACACCGTCTCGGCCTCGTCCCACGGGACGAGGAACTCGAAGCCGTCCTCGCCGGTGTACCCCGTCCGCGACGTGAAACACCGCACGCCGGCCACGTCGAGGAACGCCGCGTCGAAGCGGGCGATATCGCGACTCGCGCCATCGGTCGCCGCCGCGGCGAGATCGGGCGCATCGGGACCCTGCAGCGCCAGCATGGCCCACTCCTCCGTGGCGTTGTGGACCGTCGCGTCGAGATCCCACTCGTCGCGATACTCGATCCAGCGCGTGTACATTTCGGTGTCGTGCCCCGCGTTCGGGATGAACAGGTACTGCGGGACACCGTCGGCATCGGCGAGCCGAAACACCACCGTGTCATCGAGGATGATCCCCTCGTCGTCGGTGATACACGCGTACTGGGTATCGCCCGGATCGAGTTCGGCCACGTCGTTGGTGGTCAGTCGCCCCATCAACTCCGCCGCGTCGGGGCCTGATACCCGAATCTCGCCCATATGCGAGACGTCGAAGAGGCCGGCCGACTCCCGAACGGCCGCGTGTTCGGTCCGGATCGAGTCGAACTCGACCGGCATCTCCCAGCCGCCGAACTCGGTGAACGAGGCATCCCGGTCGGCGTGGATCGCGTGTAAGGGTGGCTTCCGTAGGCCCATATCCGTATCTCGACGCCTCGTGACCTAATGGTTTTGTCCGTCGCTGAACGGATAGTTATTGGATAAACCGTATACTGCAATACAGAATCGAGGGTGCGCGTCCCAACCGAAAAGCGAAAGTCCAGCCCTGCTCGTACGTGCCCGTCTGGATGGTATCCACCCGACGACTTCGACTGCTGTCCCTGTGTCTCGGTCTCGGTGCGCTCGCCGTACTCGGGTGGCAGTATTCGGTGGCCGACCTGCTCGCCTACATTCGGGGCGAGAATCGGTGGGTCGTCGTGTTCGGCCTCGGTGTCTTGTATCTCGTGCGCCCACTGCTGCTGTGGCCGCTCAGCGTGTTCTCCGTGTTCATCGGCTACGTGTTCGGCTTTCCCGTCGGCGTCCCGCTGGTGCTTGGAGGGACGCTGCTCACCTGCCTCCCGCCGTTCCTCGTCGCGACGCACTTCGGCCACGAATTCGGTCGACTCGCAACCCACGGTTCGGCGCTGGTCGAGACGACCGGCGAACTCCGGGGAATGGTCGCCGCACGCCTCTCGCCTGCCCCTGCCGACGCGGTGTCGTACGGGGCCGGCATCGCCGGCGTGCCGCTCCGGAGCTTCGCGCTCGGCACACTCGTCGGTGAACTGCCGTGGGCGCTGTTTTACGTGCTTCTCGGTCGCTCCCTTCGCACCTTCTCGGCGGCAGGGATCGAACAGATCGACCTCCGTCTGCTCCTCCTCGCCGCGCTCGTCTCCGTCCTCCTCGTCGCACGGCCGCTCTACGAATACCTCCGGGACCGACTCCGATTCTAACCGTCGACAGGCGTGGAGTTGCGTCGATTGC
This window encodes:
- a CDS encoding PAS domain S-box protein; the encoded protein is MGRSYGSTSLSRPLAEEPISVLHVDDEPDFAETAADFFEQRQARIDITAVGSATEGLEYLSEADVDCIVSDYRMAGMDGLEFLEAVREEYPDLPYILLTGKGNEDVASAAISKGVTEYLQKKPGADQFSVLANRIENVVDQTRAERRLEESQRRFQTLLDNVPGIVYRGHNDRGWPMRFLSDDCVELTGYEPSALVDGDVSYGRDIIHEDDRDRVWEVVQDALSSHDPFRIEYRIRTADGTEKWVREQGQGVFEDGDVVALEGFITDVTARKQSQRQREFQSSLLEAKMEATIDGLLVIDEDRTVASYNDQFVEMWEVPDEVIETKSDEALLDWAVDNKLAEPEDFLTLVEDLYDHPDRTSRDEVRLTDGRVFDRYSAPVVGDDGTNYGRLWVFRDITERTEYERELERQEFLFSRVQEIASIGIWEYDPQSGELIWSDGIRRIHGVDDDYEPTLAEGIDFYHPDDRDEIEATVTRAIEECEGFNRELRIVRPDGDVRNVRTWGEVSTDEHGATEVIRGVFQDITDRKEREEQLQTYEYVFESALSALAIAGLDGELRSVNAAFCEMWGYEDCEDLLSQSVTDFWTEPEAAANVVDAIRETGRWEGGLQGVREDGTTFDTYCSASTVTDDDGDPIALMSSFVDVTERNRHEQKLAEEREKYATLVEQSHDGIAIIQDGAFVFVNSRLSDIVGYEESDLLGMPIIDLITPKSRELVQKRHEQRLDPGADDPPSQYTLTFETADGRERVGEVSAAVIQYEGAPAVLTSVRDVTERQQYEDELERVNEELEVLNRVVRHDIRNDMTVILGWAEMLGEHVDDDGKERLETILTGGKHVVELTEIARDYVETLTGDGAVDVKPVQLDPMLRNEIMLRREAYPDADIVVEEPIPDVGVQANEMLSSVFRNLLNNAVQHNDKDRPVVEVTIRERADEVEVTVADNGPGVPESQRETIFGKGEMGLDSGGTGIGLYLVHTLVKQYGGDVRVEDNDPEGAAFTVTLPRAG
- a CDS encoding RAD55 family ATPase; the protein is MSFDTTPQKIESGTSGLDDVLHGGLLSGHTAIVTGGPRTGKTILALQFLAAADGDALYIGFEERERELRRNAEHLGIDLSDVSILDLSAKGDHFFSEEAYTLFSSEEVEGEKLLKQIASAIENYDVDRLVVDPLSELRSLLPDDFQFRRNISSLFNTLNDRDITGEFRSTNYQTSYLADNLIFLQYLEVDGDIEKAIGVLKKRFGGFEQSLRELWIDTGGLHVGERLSGYRGILTGTPEPTTEDR